The following proteins are co-located in the Burkholderia sp. HI2500 genome:
- the adk gene encoding adenylate kinase yields the protein MRLILLGAPGAGKGTQANFIKEKFGIPQISTGDMLRAAVKAGTPLGVEAKGYMDAGKLVPDALIIGLVKERLKESDCANGYLFDGFPRTIAQADAMKEAGVAIDYVLEIDVPFSEIIERMSGRRTHPASGRTYHVKFNPPKVEGHDDVTGEPLIQRDDDKEETVKKRLEVYEAQTKPLITYYGDWAQRGEENGLKAPQYRKISGLGSVEEIRERAFGALK from the coding sequence ATGCGTTTGATCCTGTTGGGCGCGCCCGGCGCGGGAAAGGGCACCCAGGCAAACTTCATCAAGGAAAAATTCGGCATCCCGCAAATCTCGACGGGCGACATGCTGCGCGCGGCCGTGAAGGCCGGCACGCCGCTCGGCGTCGAGGCGAAGGGCTACATGGACGCGGGCAAGCTCGTGCCGGACGCGCTGATCATCGGCCTCGTCAAGGAGCGCCTGAAGGAATCCGACTGCGCGAACGGCTATCTGTTCGACGGTTTCCCGCGCACGATCGCGCAGGCTGACGCGATGAAGGAAGCCGGCGTCGCGATCGACTACGTGCTCGAGATCGACGTGCCGTTCTCGGAAATCATCGAGCGCATGAGCGGCCGCCGCACGCACCCGGCATCGGGCCGCACGTACCACGTCAAGTTCAACCCGCCGAAGGTGGAAGGCCATGACGACGTGACGGGCGAGCCGCTGATCCAGCGTGACGACGACAAGGAAGAAACCGTCAAGAAGCGTCTCGAAGTGTACGAAGCGCAGACCAAGCCGCTGATCACGTACTACGGCGACTGGGCGCAGCGCGGCGAGGAAAACGGCCTGAAGGCACCGCAGTACCGCAAGATCTCGGGCCTCGGCAGCGTCGAGGAAATCCGCGAGCGCGCGTTTGGCGCACTGAAGTAA
- a CDS encoding SDR family NAD(P)-dependent oxidoreductase codes for MEIRGNVFLITGGASGLGAGTARMLAQAGGTVVLADLNDAAGTALATELGGRFVHCDVSSEADAQAAVSAATQAGTLRGLVNCAGIAPAAKTVGKDGAHPLDVFAKTINVNLIGTFNMIRLAAAAMAATAPTADGERGVIVSTASVAAFDGQIGQAAYAASKAGVAGMTLPIARDLSRSGIRVMTIAPGLFETPMLLGMPQDVQDALGAMVPFPPRLGKPAEYALLVRQIVENPMLNGEVIRLDGAIRMQPK; via the coding sequence ATGGAAATTCGCGGCAACGTGTTTCTGATCACGGGCGGCGCATCGGGCCTCGGCGCCGGCACCGCGCGGATGCTCGCGCAGGCAGGCGGCACGGTCGTGCTCGCCGACCTAAACGACGCGGCGGGCACCGCGCTCGCGACCGAACTGGGCGGCCGCTTCGTGCACTGCGACGTGTCGAGCGAAGCCGACGCCCAGGCCGCCGTCAGCGCGGCGACGCAAGCCGGCACGCTGCGCGGCCTCGTGAACTGCGCGGGCATCGCGCCCGCCGCGAAGACCGTCGGCAAGGACGGCGCGCATCCGCTCGACGTGTTCGCGAAGACGATCAACGTGAACCTCATCGGCACGTTCAACATGATCCGGCTCGCGGCCGCCGCGATGGCGGCCACCGCGCCGACCGCGGACGGCGAGCGCGGCGTGATCGTCAGCACCGCGTCGGTCGCCGCGTTCGACGGGCAGATCGGCCAGGCCGCGTACGCGGCGTCGAAAGCCGGCGTCGCGGGCATGACGCTGCCGATCGCGCGCGACCTGTCGCGCAGCGGCATCCGCGTGATGACGATCGCGCCCGGCCTGTTCGAGACGCCGATGCTGCTCGGCATGCCGCAGGACGTGCAGGACGCGCTCGGCGCGATGGTGCCGTTCCCGCCGCGGCTCGGCAAACCGGCCGAATACGCGCTGCTGGTGCGCCAGATCGTCGAGAATCCGATGCTCAACGGCGAAGTGATCCGCCTCGACGGTGCGATCCGGATGCAGCCGAAATAG
- a CDS encoding SirB1 family protein — protein sequence MTRVLDYFSTLVADDDSLPVTEAALSLAQDAYPDLDLQGTLAELDMLAARLRRRLTDDADLKGRVAALNDFFFRELGFACNHNDYYDPDNSHLNAVLKRRRGIPISLSVLYLELAEQIGVPARGVSFPGHFLLRVTLPDGDLIIDPANGHSLSEAEMVEMLEPYVARAAGAVDSALRALLQPATSREIIARMLRNLKTIYLQTERWQRLLAVQQRLVILLPEHLDEVRDRGFAYARLDYLRPALEDLELYLGERPDADDATVVESQVTELRQRMQRDGED from the coding sequence ATGACCCGCGTCCTCGACTACTTCAGCACGCTCGTGGCAGACGACGACAGTCTGCCCGTCACGGAAGCGGCGCTGTCGCTGGCGCAGGACGCGTATCCCGACCTCGACCTGCAGGGCACGCTGGCCGAACTCGACATGCTGGCGGCGCGGTTGCGCCGGCGGCTCACGGACGATGCGGACCTGAAGGGCCGCGTCGCCGCGCTGAACGATTTCTTCTTCCGCGAGCTCGGCTTCGCGTGCAATCACAACGACTACTACGACCCCGATAACAGCCACCTGAACGCCGTGCTGAAGCGGCGGCGCGGGATCCCGATCTCGCTGTCGGTGCTGTACCTGGAGCTCGCCGAGCAGATCGGCGTGCCGGCGCGCGGCGTGTCGTTCCCCGGCCACTTCCTGCTGCGCGTCACGCTGCCGGACGGCGACCTGATCATCGATCCGGCCAACGGCCATTCGCTGTCCGAAGCCGAGATGGTCGAGATGCTCGAGCCGTACGTCGCGCGGGCGGCCGGCGCGGTCGACAGCGCGTTGCGCGCGCTGCTGCAGCCGGCGACGAGCCGCGAGATCATCGCGCGGATGCTGCGCAACCTGAAGACGATCTATCTTCAGACGGAACGCTGGCAGCGGCTGCTCGCGGTGCAGCAGCGGCTCGTGATCCTGCTGCCCGAGCACCTCGACGAAGTCCGCGACCGCGGGTTCGCGTATGCGCGGCTCGATTACCTGCGGCCCGCGCTCGAGGATCTCGAACTGTATCTCGGCGAGCGGCCGGACGCGGACGACGCCACCGTCGTCGAGTCGCAGGTGACCGAATTGCGGCAGCGGATGCAGCGCGACGGCGAGGACTGA
- the murJ gene encoding murein biosynthesis integral membrane protein MurJ: protein MNLFRALLTVSGFTLLSRVTGLARETLIARAFGASQYTDAFYVAFRIPNLLRRLSAEGAFSQAFVPILAEFKNQQGHDATKALVDAMSTVLAWALAVLSVVGIAGASWVVFAVASGLHTDGQAFPLAVTMTQIMFPYIVFISLTTLASGVLNTYKSFSLPAFAPVLLNVAFIAAAVFVAPHLKVPVFALAWAVIVGGVLQFLVQLPGLKKIDMVPLIGLNPLRALRHPGVKRVLAKMVPATFAVSVAQLSLIINTNIASRLGQGAVSWINYADRLMEFPTALLGVALGTILLPSLSKAHVDADSHEYSALLDWGLRVTFLLAAPSALALFFFATPLTATLFNYGKFDAHTVTMVARALATYGIGLVGIILIKILAPGFYAKQDIKTPVKIAIGVLIVTQISNYVFVPLIGHAGLTLSIGVGACLNSLLLFIGLRKRGIYQPSPGWLRFFVQLIGAALVLAGLMHWLSISFDWTGMRTQPLDRIALMAACLVLFAALYFGMLWVMGFKYAYFRRRAK, encoded by the coding sequence ATGAATCTATTCCGAGCCCTGCTGACGGTCAGCGGCTTCACGCTGCTGTCGCGCGTGACCGGACTGGCCCGCGAGACGCTGATCGCCCGTGCGTTCGGCGCCAGTCAATACACCGACGCGTTCTACGTCGCCTTCCGTATCCCGAACCTGCTGCGCCGCCTGTCTGCCGAAGGCGCGTTCTCGCAGGCGTTCGTGCCGATCCTCGCCGAGTTCAAGAACCAGCAGGGGCATGACGCGACGAAAGCGCTCGTCGACGCGATGTCGACCGTGCTCGCGTGGGCGCTTGCCGTGCTGTCGGTGGTCGGGATCGCCGGCGCATCGTGGGTCGTGTTCGCCGTCGCGTCCGGCCTGCACACCGACGGGCAGGCGTTCCCGCTCGCGGTCACGATGACGCAGATCATGTTCCCGTACATCGTGTTCATCTCGTTGACGACGCTCGCCTCCGGCGTGCTGAACACGTACAAGAGCTTCTCGCTGCCCGCGTTCGCGCCGGTGCTGCTCAACGTCGCGTTCATCGCCGCGGCGGTGTTCGTCGCGCCGCACCTGAAGGTGCCGGTGTTCGCGCTCGCATGGGCCGTCATCGTCGGCGGCGTGCTGCAGTTCCTCGTGCAGTTGCCGGGCCTGAAGAAGATCGACATGGTGCCGCTGATCGGCCTCAACCCGCTGCGCGCGCTGCGCCACCCGGGCGTGAAGCGCGTGCTCGCGAAGATGGTGCCCGCGACGTTCGCGGTGTCGGTCGCGCAACTGTCGCTGATCATCAACACCAACATCGCGTCGCGGCTCGGGCAGGGCGCCGTGTCGTGGATCAACTACGCCGACCGCCTGATGGAATTCCCGACGGCGCTGCTCGGCGTCGCGCTCGGCACGATCCTGCTGCCGAGCCTGTCGAAGGCGCACGTCGATGCCGATTCGCACGAGTATTCGGCGCTGCTCGACTGGGGCCTGCGCGTCACGTTCCTGCTCGCGGCGCCGAGCGCGCTCGCGCTGTTCTTCTTCGCGACACCGCTCACCGCGACCCTGTTCAACTACGGCAAGTTCGACGCGCACACCGTCACGATGGTCGCGCGCGCGCTGGCGACTTACGGGATCGGCCTCGTCGGCATCATCCTGATCAAGATCCTCGCGCCGGGCTTCTATGCGAAGCAGGACATCAAGACGCCCGTGAAGATCGCGATCGGCGTGCTGATCGTCACGCAGATCTCGAACTACGTGTTCGTGCCGCTGATCGGCCACGCGGGCCTGACGCTGAGCATCGGCGTCGGTGCGTGCCTGAACTCGCTGCTGCTGTTCATCGGGCTGCGCAAGCGCGGCATCTACCAGCCGTCGCCGGGCTGGCTGCGCTTCTTCGTGCAGCTGATCGGCGCGGCGCTCGTGCTCGCCGGCCTGATGCACTGGCTGTCGATCAGCTTCGACTGGACCGGGATGCGTACGCAGCCGCTCGATCGCATCGCGCTGATGGCCGCGTGCCTCGTGCTGTTCGCTGCACTATATTTCGGTATGTTGTGGGTGATGGGCTTCAAATACGCTTATTTCAGAAGGCGCGCCAAGTGA
- the rpsT gene encoding 30S ribosomal protein S20: MANSAQARKRARQAAKANSHNSALRSKFRTAIKAVRKAVDAGDQAKAAELFKSAVKTIDTIADKKIVHKNKAARSKSRLAAAVKGLQAAA, translated from the coding sequence ATGGCTAACTCCGCACAAGCACGCAAGCGCGCCCGCCAGGCCGCGAAGGCAAATTCGCACAACTCGGCGCTGCGCTCGAAATTCCGTACCGCGATCAAGGCTGTTCGCAAGGCTGTCGACGCCGGCGATCAAGCAAAGGCTGCAGAGCTGTTCAAGTCTGCCGTCAAGACGATCGACACGATCGCCGACAAGAAGATCGTTCACAAGAACAAGGCCGCTCGCAGCAAGAGCCGCCTGGCCGCAGCCGTCAAGGGTCTGCAGGCAGCAGCGTAA
- a CDS encoding DUF3579 domain-containing protein gives MAETPPTEFFIQGITKDGKKFRPSDWSERLAGVMACFGPGASGRNARLQYSLYVRPTMLGDLKCVILDSRLRDVEPMAFDFVLNFAKDNNLVVTEACELPDYDAKK, from the coding sequence ATGGCTGAAACCCCTCCGACCGAATTCTTCATCCAGGGCATCACGAAAGACGGGAAAAAGTTTCGCCCGAGCGACTGGTCGGAACGTCTGGCCGGTGTGATGGCCTGCTTCGGGCCGGGGGCGAGCGGGCGGAACGCGCGTCTCCAGTATTCGCTCTACGTGCGTCCGACGATGCTCGGCGACCTGAAATGCGTGATCCTCGATTCCCGGCTGCGCGACGTCGAGCCGATGGCGTTCGATTTCGTGCTGAATTTCGCGAAGGACAACAACCTCGTCGTGACCGAGGCGTGCGAACTGCCGGACTACGACGCGAAGAAGTGA
- the argF gene encoding ornithine carbamoyltransferase produces MTTKTIRHYLQFKDFSLEDYEYVLERTGILKRKFKNYETYHPLHDRTLAMIFEKSSTRTRLSFEAGIFQLGGHAVFMSTRDTQLGRGEPVEDSAQVISRMVDIIMIRTFEQDVIKRFADNSRVPVINGLTNEYHPCQVLADIFTYYEHRGPIAGKTVAWVGDANNMLYTWIEAAQILGFKLRLSTPPGYALDMKLVSPDSAPFYEVFDDPNEACKGADLVTTDVWTSMGFEAENEARKQAFADWCVDEEMMGHANPDALFMHCLPAHRGEEVTAGVIDGPQSVVWDEAENRLHVQKALMEFLLLGRLKH; encoded by the coding sequence ATGACCACCAAAACCATTCGTCACTACCTGCAGTTCAAGGATTTCTCGCTGGAAGACTACGAGTACGTGCTCGAACGCACGGGTATCCTGAAGCGCAAGTTCAAGAACTACGAGACCTATCACCCGCTGCACGACCGCACGCTCGCGATGATCTTCGAGAAGAGCTCGACTCGCACGCGCCTGTCGTTCGAAGCCGGGATCTTCCAGCTCGGAGGCCACGCCGTCTTCATGAGCACGCGCGACACGCAGCTCGGCCGCGGCGAACCCGTCGAGGATTCCGCGCAGGTCATCTCGCGAATGGTCGACATCATCATGATCCGCACGTTCGAGCAGGACGTCATCAAGCGCTTCGCGGACAATTCCCGCGTGCCGGTGATCAACGGCCTGACGAACGAGTACCACCCGTGCCAGGTGCTCGCCGACATCTTCACGTATTACGAGCACCGCGGCCCGATCGCCGGCAAGACCGTCGCGTGGGTCGGCGATGCGAACAACATGCTCTACACGTGGATCGAAGCCGCGCAGATCCTCGGCTTCAAGCTGCGCCTGTCCACGCCGCCCGGCTACGCGCTCGACATGAAGCTCGTGTCGCCCGACAGCGCGCCGTTCTACGAGGTGTTCGACGATCCGAACGAAGCATGCAAGGGCGCCGACCTCGTCACTACCGACGTGTGGACGAGCATGGGCTTCGAGGCCGAGAACGAGGCCCGCAAGCAGGCGTTCGCCGACTGGTGCGTCGACGAGGAAATGATGGGGCACGCGAACCCGGACGCCCTCTTCATGCACTGCCTGCCCGCGCACCGCGGCGAGGAAGTGACGGCCGGCGTGATCGACGGCCCGCAGAGCGTCGTGTGGGACGAAGCGGAAAACCGCCTGCACGTGCAGAAGGCGCTGATGGAATTCCTGCTGCTCGGCCGCCTCAAGCACTGA
- the murB gene encoding UDP-N-acetylmuramate dehydrogenase, protein MPMPSDDSALSLLPDYPLAAHNTFGIAATARFAARITHASQFEALHRDPHVANLPQLVLGGGSNVVFTRDFDGVVLLDEIAGRRVVREDDDAWYVEAGGGENWHAFVAWTLEHGMAGLENLALIPGTVGAAPIQNIGAYGLEMKAYFDSLVAVELATGRSERFDAARCAFGYRDSFFKREGRGRFAIVSVTFRLPKQWAPRLGYADVTRELDARGIAPDAATARDVFDAVVAIRRAKLPDPLVLGNAGSFFKNPVIDAAQFDALRARAPEVVSYPQPDGQVKLAAGWLIDRCGWKGRALGAAAVHDRQALVLVNRGGATGADVLALAQAIQADVRARFGVELEPEPVCL, encoded by the coding sequence ATGCCGATGCCTTCTGACGATTCCGCCCTGTCGCTGCTTCCCGACTATCCGCTCGCCGCGCACAACACGTTCGGCATCGCCGCGACCGCGCGCTTTGCCGCGCGCATCACGCATGCGTCGCAGTTCGAGGCGCTCCATCGCGACCCGCACGTCGCGAACCTGCCGCAACTCGTGCTCGGCGGCGGCAGCAACGTCGTGTTCACGCGCGACTTCGACGGCGTCGTGCTGCTCGACGAGATCGCGGGCCGCCGCGTCGTACGCGAGGACGACGACGCGTGGTACGTCGAGGCCGGCGGCGGCGAGAACTGGCACGCATTCGTCGCGTGGACGCTCGAGCACGGGATGGCGGGCCTCGAGAACCTTGCGCTGATTCCGGGCACGGTCGGCGCCGCGCCGATCCAGAACATCGGCGCATATGGCCTCGAGATGAAGGCGTATTTCGACTCGCTGGTCGCGGTCGAGCTGGCGACGGGGCGCAGCGAGCGTTTCGACGCCGCGCGCTGCGCGTTCGGCTATCGCGACAGCTTCTTCAAGCGGGAAGGGCGCGGCCGGTTCGCGATCGTGTCGGTGACGTTCCGGTTGCCGAAGCAGTGGGCGCCGCGGCTCGGCTACGCGGACGTCACGCGCGAACTCGACGCCCGAGGCATTGCACCCGATGCGGCCACGGCGCGCGACGTGTTCGACGCGGTCGTCGCGATCCGCCGCGCGAAGCTGCCCGATCCGCTCGTCCTCGGCAACGCGGGCAGTTTCTTCAAGAATCCGGTGATCGATGCCGCGCAGTTCGATGCGCTGCGCGCCCGCGCGCCGGAAGTCGTGTCGTATCCGCAGCCGGACGGGCAGGTCAAGCTCGCGGCCGGCTGGCTGATCGACCGCTGCGGCTGGAAGGGGCGCGCGCTGGGCGCGGCGGCCGTGCACGACCGACAGGCGCTCGTGCTCGTCAATCGCGGCGGCGCGACGGGGGCCGACGTGCTCGCGCTGGCGCAGGCGATCCAGGCCGACGTGCGCGCCCGTTTCGGCGTCGAACTCGAGCCCGAACCGGTCTGCCTGTAA